The window ctaatgATCATGAATTGTCCATTAAATTAATACCTTgagtaattaaagaataaatttacaaaaaattctcttttttaattctagtaCATTTCTATtggattgtaaatattttttttattatttaatagcaggaaattttttgtttgttaccACATTGCGTTTATGAAAGTGCCGCAGGAGAAatgtaaaagaagttttttttaaaaaattctaaaattttttgctgaattataattatatttttttatcatttcagaatattttcctctaagatatgataaaatctttttcaaataatcaaacataattttaaaaatttatttatatactttttaaaatttcatataataaattcaaacttaacTGAGTTGTTCTGCaatcatacttaataaatttaagtaagagagattttaatttttaagtccaAATTCACAATGCTATTCCATTTGAATATATGAAtcaattcttatatatatatatatatattacataaaagctagctaataaaactttaatttatgtttaataattattattatactaatttgATGTTTTATCAAAACATGATTGTTTACCTTGCATTTacctaaaatttataactttaacaataaaaaatattagaataaaatttaaagcaaattatatttaaataaatgtgttattattgaaatacaattaatggagctgttttattttttgaacaaaactttAACATTTATCATAAAACTAGTACGAGAAATATATTGGAACtgatttatgattgatttactTTTTGGGAACACACTACGGAGACATGTCATTGGGGTGGAGCTACAAAAAGACGTAACAGAATACAATGCCGAGAAAGTCAATCAGCGCGCTCGAAATCTCTTGGGGATACTATGTGTGTAAAGAGAGTTTACATGCCACCTGGCCGGCTCGAATATGAAGTATTAAATTCGAAATGGTAAAGGCGCACTTAGTCATTTCACAACTTCTTTTATGAGGGCCTTgtctatcgttttttttttcttcttttctttccttctttaaaCCTATTAGGTGCATTTTCAAAACTGTGACTgccaagcattttaaaatttctaaaatataatttgataccAATTAAAGTAAAGGTTAGCccaacggcaaggggattccCAACCTTTATCACCGAGgatatttcgtcaaaattggAGTCGGTGCTAGACGGGAACAAAaatcgtatcaaccagccaccgctgggattcaaacttgggtctctcattgggaggtgaacgTTCAATCCCCTGAGCTACCGCAGGTTAGACttataggtatttttttttattttattttttacaaccgttgttgaacagccgatccattttttgggtttacgacttttaatgttcaactccgtagccttgtaattttaaacccaatccagaagtaAGGGGAACTCctgaattgggagaaattttgccttcgcggaagactttttgatggaattaacccgcatttgcgttacatggagaggaagaccacgaaaatttttcaagtttagtcggacggcaaagggactctaactcgagatccgtctaccactaaggatatttcacatcagcactgtggtcggtgctagccggatgcgaattcgtatcgaccagccattggtgggattcgaacccggttcacctcattggaagacgaacttTCTATCCTCTGAGAACATTATAGAATATTGAGacaactataaataaattacaaataaaattgtaataatacgaaaagttaaaatgagaaatttaaaatatcgcaaGGTGttccaattttaaactttaatcacCTTGAATGAgcttatgaattaaattatttttgcttgccaTTTTTGATCAACCAGTTCATCACACCCTGTCTACCATTAATCTcttcaaaagttaaaatgataatCAAGATAAAGAATTTACAAGTGAGACagtgaatttcattaaaattttctcttctgTACAAGATAAAAGTTATTCTGTTTAGTTAAACACCTTGACTCTTACGCTAACCTCAATTAGATCATATGTAATCAGAAACAAGAGAAACAAATGGGAGAAACTAGTGTCAATCCTGCAGGATGATGACAGATAACCTTCGAAAGATATATTGTTCCTTCTAtcccaaatatttatttatagttagtaataatttaattattattaacaaaagaataaaaccaTATGATTTCTAGGAAACCATGCCTCTAGGAAATCAGGTCTGCATTGGTGAgaactgttattttttgaactgtttCGATttgaccttttaaaaaattatatttttacaacgaatagttttttctttatattgaagAATCCGAAGAATGATCACTATTTTACAGCtacataaatgttaaattactccgaaaataatttgaaattcaaacaaGATCCAGTAGTATAAAGTATTTCGAAAGATAAGGTACGTGGCTGCAAATCAAACACAATTCTGTAAATAGTTCTTGCTGAACTGAATAATGCGGCTTAATAGAACATTCTTTAACTTCCGTAACAGTCTATTCTTCAGCATCAAGGAACTCTAGAATTAATGACTTCATCAATAACATTTTgttattagaattttctttaaacatttatctAGAAATGTGTACAATTCCATTATCGTTTCATGCAATAGTTTTTGAGTTATAagacattaaaaagaaactatctgcttaaattttctgaaacagcGGTGATGGTTgtattaacttttaatacaaaGAGAAAGCTttgattcttttgaaaatattttgatttagaatTTCTCAATTCCATACTTTGACATGAATATCATTGATTAGACAATGATAGTCAAATATTAATCAATCttactttgaattaaattaattatacctGAAAGATTTTCGTGAACATTTTTTAtccctttaaaaatatcttatttttcacTCCATAACTTAAactaaaaatcttctttttcctGTAAGCGTAATTTCCTCGCAATGAATCATTTGGATGTGCATTCGAGTTGCAATTCAACctgttgtttttgtttaaaaagaaaagatgttttttaaaaaaattgcaagtgtcgtgaacttttaaaattttgtcagatttttaaaatttttagcccATTGTCATGTTTCTAAACCAAACAGAAGACAAAAAACATGTTCAAATCACGGTTTCGTTCTGGAACTTGTCATAGTGTCAAAAAAGTTCCTCCTCACAATCTACACTACAGTTAcaacaaaagattaaaaaaaggacaattcaaaattatacgaAAAAGTAAAGATATCGCAGTTTATAGTAATaatgacaaatattaaaaattaaaaaatgtatttaatatgaatatatttacaaatgatgtctttagaaaaaatacagcaatttgtttaatacagaaaaaattgAACCAAAAAGTTAAGATTTTGCAGTTTACAGTtataatcacaaaatatttaaaataaaaaaaagcattttatttacaaatatttacaaatgatgtaaatagaaaaaatacagcaatttgcttaaaacagaaaaaaattttaccaaaaaggAAAGATTTTTCAGGTCACAGTAACAGtcacaaaacattaaaaattaaaaagtacagaaataagcaaatattaaaaaatgatatcaaTCGAAGAAAATACAGCAATTCACTTAAAACAGCATATAACTTCCGAacattacaattacaattctCTTTCATAACTCAAGAAATCATTCGAAATATACAGATTAAAAACTGAATCactttcctaaatttttaataactaatttaaattaattttaactaataagaaaaaattttaaaagaactaatttaaatgaattttaataactaatttaatgaactaaattttaaaacaaaaaattaatatgggTGATCCATTCATACAAATCTACATACAGTGAATTGATAAGCCAACATGTAACATCCAAGTCTTACTTATCCTTATTTCGACTCACACGAACATGACTGTATACCGTtcgtaattaaaaacttaaattttaagcgTAGCAGTAAGAGTCATGTCCAAATTGTAGATTTGTGCAAATATAACACACCTTTTTAAAACTACCTTTCTGTTCAACTATGTGATATTCAGGCTGATgtgatgtttcaaaaaaaggCCATTTTCTGGTGTGTAACTCTTCCTGGCTAATGCCCTGGGCTGATAGAAATGCCATATCTATACATTGAGTCGTGATATTGAACTTTCGACATTCATTAgttacagtatttttttgtgataCAGCTTGGGTAACTTTGTCttccttaattttattcaacatcAAAGCCATGGAAGTTCTTGCATCTTCGATGCAATAATGCCCACCAATGTCATTTTGCACCACAAGCTTTAGTTTTTCGTAAGGTAGGTCTCTAAGCTTTGGCTTAGAGCCATCACTCCTTGCGAAAACAACAGATGTGTCCACTATATTAGTGTGAGTCAGTCTTAGACATCGGAGGTCTCCTTCAAGTCCATGTCCGATTAATATGCATTCGATGTGAAGCAGGTTACCTAGGAAACTTTGTACATCACTAAGAGTTGTTGTTACTCCAAGTAAATCTTCGGCCTTTATGCCACTAAATTTGGTGCAATAATCAAGGATTTCATTTTCAGGTTGTACGAAGGACTCGTAAATTGTGAAGCCTTCTTCATTAACTAAACCGACTTTTGCAACTTCCAATCCTTTTACAGTGTAAACCATTTCGCAATCTAATCCGTAGACTCCACGAAGCTGGTGTGCAAGGCGCTTTTCACCAGTTCTTTTGATCTCCGGTTTGAGCAGTGGATCTCCACAAATGTGTAACGGATACACTTTGCATCCAATAAGAGAAGCGTGTCTTTTACAGCACTTGAAGATAGATGGATggccagaaaattttattactttatctgGATGGTAGTAACATTTTTCGTTCACCGTGTATTTTCCCTCTGGTGTGACCTCAAATCTTTTTCGGCACCTGTAGCATTTCCTAACAGCTGTTCCATGTTCGGAAATCTTGGCTCCCTTAGTCAGCTCGTGGGTGAGTTTGTCGCAATACTTCGAGTCCATTAGATATTTACCGAGATTAGCATATATCTTCCCCTTGGGCAGATTCAAGTCTCGAAACTCCTTGAGTGTTGATGTACTTACGCATCGATCTAAAAGATCCAAAAATgaacatttcattaataaatcatGGCTATTCAGAACAACTATCGAACAAACAGAATAATTcggtaaaatagaaaaaaaatctaacaaatagaaaaactttgtagataaggaaattaaattatgcttaaaagagaaattgaaaACTATGTTAGCAGCGTTGAAACTAGTACAATATGTCCCACTTAACTAAAGCCAGATTATTCTCGTGATATAGCTTAACGTAAAGGATACCAATGGgaaacaaatatgtttattaagaaaGTGGATAttcttttacatatttacaAGGAGCATTCAGTCCTTACTCTACCTGGATAggaagcaaagaaaaaaaattcttccatcTGGGTCTGGGTATTTAGCAATACCCGTGGATACAATGCATCAATATTATGCCGAGTTCAATGATGCTAGCCCTCAATTCTGCCCCAGACTGAAACTACCCTTTTTGGTATACACAACCCTACTGAGGATAGCCCCCACCCCAAAGTTTTCTTGGGAATTGCACTTAAGGAAAAGAATAAGTATGTCATTGATCATAAGCAACCTGTTAAACAATACCCACCACTCAGAAAATTTTAcgccatattttaaaacatttttcttgctGGAAAATTTCGGCTAAAAACATCAATTCTCTAACAAATGGCAGTGACAGggtttttagcatttttttgataattaatagcCTCTAGACTGTATGAGGGAGAGTCCATCTTTCTGTATAATTGAGAAGAATGAATGAAGTCCaacctgagaaatcgaatttacgTCTTCAGAAGTCAAGATTCCAAAAATGTCGGGgacaaaaatatattccttaaaaaattagttattgcgTCTGAtgtcatagtttaaaatatcatctgcatatATTAATTAGCTTTTTGAGATTATATCCTTGAACAATTAAGATAAAGGATTTAGTACATGAAAactaatcattagatcaaaagataaAAGAGGAGTTAACTTTTTAGtgtattgaaaagttaaaaaattctaaaaacaaacaagtataaatattttcctcttcAGAATAGCACTTTgcgtaattttattattatataaaatatttgaggaaaaaaaatcgctgAAGTTCAAACAGATCTCAATTTTTCCCCACCTAATCAACGAAGCCTTTatataattaaagcaaaattcattatttaaaaaaaaaaacaagcgtcaagatcattatttaaagtgaagaggacaaaacaaaataaaacgcaataatttttaaacaaattgaaattttgagcaaaaaaatctcctgcaagttcataaatgaaaatggtCATTTTAGAATGTTGAATTTCAAGCACTTCTGAGAGATTTAAAGTGACCGGCCCACGCAGTATTTTTGCGCAGCAGCAgtagcaaaaacaaaaaatttacagcCGCGAAATTGCAACAGCGGTGGCAGCGTCGTTCacgatttttaaacattgagagaactaatatttcctaaaataataaaaataagaaaagatactttgaaatttcaaatcctTCGAATTCAAACATCCCATAAGCAAAACTatgacaattaaattttattcttaagttttattcatttaactaTCACAGTGAAAGAGAATTATAACACTTACACTTACTTTCTTTATACTCCGCCATGATTCAGCTCTAACTTCTATCTCCTTTAATTTCAAGGACagaatttctgcaaaaaaataaataaataaacagagaaTAAGatacaaagcaaattttaaatgcattgcaTTCATAtgtacatagtaaaaaaaatacagtaagaATCGggaatttacataaaattattaatacaagaAAAAGAGAACGAACACAAAttaactacaaatattaaattattattactatgcATCTATGAATTATTACTGAAATACATAGATTACAATGCATGTAATTGCTCTTAAAACACACCTGGACTCAATATTGAGTCTATGTGTGCAGCTTATATAAGCCGGAGTTAAATTCAAGGAGTTGaccatatacatatatacacacagggggtagacaaaataatggaaacacttctatattaataaattttttaatatcccccaagaactatttaaaaaatctttttacgaCCTCCAAAGTGTTTAGATTATGcaatttctcatacttatcaatgaagtttaatgCTTTTAGAGGTTTaagggaccgacaataaatcacaaaaggaaaatagtgtttttgaacaccctatttcaaaaaaatgtagaaaaaatatacctttttccTTAAGTGGATTTTGAATATTGACCTTCAAAATAGTAGAAGGTAGCCTCAATCTGGAAAATACGGTCCCTTTAGTTGAAGTAATGTAGTTCAAAAGTAggtatcttaattttattttatttctgcgTAACTCTAAGAAttcaacttttcatttttcaacaactattcgactgattcccttcaatttttggatttactcatttaaaattgcattgaataacttaaataacaaaaaatatcaaataattaaaaaaaattatttttgaagataattatctaagtataaattttttcctcttcagaatattttgcacaaatgtataattatataaaattcttgaggaaaaaaaaatcactgaagtTCAAACAGTTCTCAATTTTTACCCACCTAATCAACGGAGCCTTTATATAATTAAAGCAAAgttcattatataaataataaaaagcgtCAAGATCATTATTTAAAGCCAAAAGGACAAAACTTCATTTAACTGTCACCGTGAAAGAGAAAGATAACATTTGCACTTACCTTCTTTATTTGTTGTCATGATTCAGCTCCAACTATCTCCTGCAATTTCTAGGACGgaatttctgcaaaaataaataaacacagaaTAAGatacaaagcaaattttaaatatatgcatcCATCAgtacatagtaaaaaaatgcattaagaattgggcatttacataaatatattaatacaagaAAAAGAGAACGAACACAAAttaactacaaatattaaattgttattactaTGCATGTATGAATTATTACTGAAATACATAGATTACAATGCATGTAATTACTATTGCAACACNCCTTTatataattaaagcaaaattcattatttaaataataaaaagcgtTAAGATCATTATTTAAAGCCAGAAgagcaaaacaaaacaaaacgcaataatttttaaacaaattgaaattttgagaaaaaaaaatatccttcaagttcttaaataaaaacgatCCTTTAAGAATGTTGAATTTCAAGCACTTATGTGAGATTTAGAGTGGGAGCACCACGCAGTATTTTTTCGCAGCAgcaatggcaaaaaaaaaaagaaaaaaaattacagcagCGAAATTGCAACAGCCGTGGCAGTGTCGTTCacgatttttaaacattgagagaaataaaatttccgaaaatattaacaataataaaaaaaaagatattttgaaatttcaaatctatCAAATTCAAATATCTCATAAGCAAAACTatgacaattaaattttattcttaagttttatcttcatttaacTGTCACCGTGAAAGAGATATATAACATTTACACTTACTTTCTTTATTAGCTGTCATGATTCAGCTCTAACTATCTCCTGTAATCTCTAATACGgaatttctgcaaaaataaataaacacagaaTAAGatacaaagcaaattttaaatacatgcaTCCTTCAgtacatagtaaaaaaatgcatcagGAACCGggcatttacataaatataataatacaaaaaaaaaagcgaacGAACACAAAttaactacaaatattaaattgttattactaTGCATGTATGAATTATTACTGAAATACATAGATTACAATGCATGTAATTACTATTGCAACACATCTGCACTCAGTATTGAGTCAATGCGTGTAGCTTATATTAGTTAAAGTTGGCCATTACGATGTGATGTGCTTTTCATAAAGATTCCCTCATGGCTTGAATGTTCGAATCGATCCccacttttaagtttttatttcttatcacattaaaataattagttgtatagtttaaaaaagttttagattatGCAATTTCTCGTTCTTATCAATAAAGTGtaaagcttttagaggtttataaaataatgtagcaataaatttgttgtttgtagcaattattttggttattgtACGCAATAATTCCGTAAGTctggcttaaatattttttggagatatgggcatttttattaaaaaaaagtaattctttgtCTCACTTTTTTTGTTcctgctaattttaaaattattcaataaaattaaacaaaatttttaaggcaatttaaaattagtttgaaaaccattgcttcaaattaaaatcagtaaaattttaataaaaattcgtttCAAATTGCACAAGATTtgagtaattaaagtaattcttcTTTACTGCAAAGACGCAGGGaatgaagtgaaaattttttttttccttcttaattttGAAGAGAATCATATTTGGCAACAAATAAAGaaagtccgatttgaatatcttgaaaatttcaaaagttttaggCAATTTTATAAGTAGTGTTAGTACTTTTAAANAAGGAAAGGTATGTTCATTCAAGGAAAGTGTACGATTTTGTACCTGCcgttttcgtaacttaattgctgatttcgtagcttataatattgtttgcataaataatttaacatttttaaattacccaactaaaccattaagtttgaatcccagtacatgaaaatttgatcattaaatcaaaagttattacgATTGAGTTTTCTGCGTATTGTTtttataggtatatactaaaaGAATTCTACCTTTTTGCTCTTCTGACATTgctatctaaaaaattaagtattgcaTCTTATGcactttttactcttttttgcCTGAGACCAATCACGGTTTTA is drawn from Parasteatoda tepidariorum isolate YZ-2023 unplaced genomic scaffold, CAS_Ptep_4.0 HiC_scaffold_1125, whole genome shotgun sequence and contains these coding sequences:
- the LOC107449222 gene encoding RNA exonuclease 1 homolog isoform X2; translated protein: MAEYKENRCVSTSTLKEFRDLNLPKGKIYANLGKYLMDSKYCDKLTHELTKGAKISEHGTAVRKCYRCRKRFEVTPEGKYTVNEKCYYHPDKVIKFSGHPSIFKCCKRHASLIGCKVYPLHICGDPLLKPEIKRTGEKRLAHQLRGVYGLDCEMVYTVKGLEVAKVGLVNEEGFTIYESFVQPENEILDYCTKFSGIKAEDLLGVTTTLSDVQSFLGNLLHIECILIGHGLEGDLRCLRLTHTNIVDTSVVFARSDGSKPKLRDLPYEKLKLVVQNDIGGHYCIEDARTSMALMLNKIKEDKVTQAVSQKNTVTNECRKFNITTQCIDMAFLSAQGISQEELHTRKWPFFETSHQPEYHIVEQKGSFKKVCYICTNLQFGHDSYCYA
- the LOC107449222 gene encoding RNA exonuclease 1 homolog isoform X1, with protein sequence MAEYKESKYRCVSTSTLKEFRDLNLPKGKIYANLGKYLMDSKYCDKLTHELTKGAKISEHGTAVRKCYRCRKRFEVTPEGKYTVNEKCYYHPDKVIKFSGHPSIFKCCKRHASLIGCKVYPLHICGDPLLKPEIKRTGEKRLAHQLRGVYGLDCEMVYTVKGLEVAKVGLVNEEGFTIYESFVQPENEILDYCTKFSGIKAEDLLGVTTTLSDVQSFLGNLLHIECILIGHGLEGDLRCLRLTHTNIVDTSVVFARSDGSKPKLRDLPYEKLKLVVQNDIGGHYCIEDARTSMALMLNKIKEDKVTQAVSQKNTVTNECRKFNITTQCIDMAFLSAQGISQEELHTRKWPFFETSHQPEYHIVEQKGSFKKVCYICTNLQFGHDSYCYA